One Propionispora hippei DSM 15287 genomic window carries:
- the sdaAB gene encoding L-serine ammonia-lyase, iron-sulfur-dependent subunit beta: MGVLDIIGPIMIGPSSSHTAGAARLGNMARTILGEEPVRATIQLYGSFARTYKGHGTDKALVAGLMGLSPEDPAIKTALDRAARSALQVVFTREDGQDCHPNTVKFLLEGESGRKVAVTGASTGGGRIVISKIDGYEVECTGEYYTLIAVYQDKPGIVAAVTQILAQHEVNIAFMKVSRKQKGAQALMILEADQPITEDVIAAVDRLPAMESALLVKPL; this comes from the coding sequence ATGGGAGTACTTGATATTATCGGTCCGATTATGATCGGCCCCTCCAGCTCGCATACGGCGGGCGCTGCCCGGTTGGGGAACATGGCCCGCACCATACTGGGCGAGGAGCCAGTCAGGGCGACCATCCAATTATACGGCTCCTTTGCCCGGACGTATAAGGGGCACGGTACCGACAAGGCGCTGGTGGCCGGTCTAATGGGCCTTTCGCCGGAGGACCCGGCGATTAAGACCGCCTTGGACCGGGCTGCCCGGTCGGCTCTGCAGGTTGTATTCACCAGGGAGGACGGGCAGGACTGCCATCCTAACACCGTTAAGTTCCTATTGGAAGGCGAGTCGGGCCGGAAGGTGGCTGTTACGGGGGCCTCCACCGGCGGCGGACGGATTGTCATCAGCAAAATTGATGGCTACGAGGTGGAATGCACCGGTGAATATTATACATTGATTGCCGTGTACCAGGATAAGCCGGGAATTGTGGCGGCGGTTACCCAAATCCTGGCCCAGCATGAGGTCAATATCGCCTTTATGAAAGTGTCCCGCAAGCAAAAGGGTGCCCAGGCGTTAATGATTCTGGAAGCGGACCAGCCGATTACCGAAGATGTCATCGCTGCGGTGGACAGGCTGCCTGCCATGGAGTCGGCGCTGCTGGTGAAGCCGCTATGA
- the sdaAA gene encoding L-serine ammonia-lyase, iron-sulfur-dependent, subunit alpha produces MNYGYIADLVSLATERKQQLSDIVLATETANSDYPAAYFWEAMRERYGVMREAAISGLKLREKSASGMVGGDAALLAGDDLFLGPVVTKTAAYAIAISEVNASMGRIVACPTAGSCGIVPGAILAVCECLDYPEEAAIRALFTAAGIGEVVAKNATVAGAVGGCQAECGTAAAMAAAAVVELRGGTAYQSAQAVALALKNMLGLVCDPVAGLVEVPCVKRNGFAAVHALLAAQLALAGVESVIPADEVIAAMYRIGLDLPSSLKETSEGGLAKTPTGQKINERLLS; encoded by the coding sequence ATGAATTATGGATATATTGCCGACCTGGTTTCGCTGGCCACCGAACGGAAACAGCAGTTGTCGGATATTGTGCTGGCAACCGAGACGGCGAACAGTGACTATCCAGCCGCCTATTTCTGGGAAGCCATGCGGGAGCGGTATGGCGTTATGAGGGAAGCCGCCATTAGCGGGCTTAAGCTACGGGAAAAATCAGCCAGCGGCATGGTCGGTGGCGATGCCGCCCTGCTGGCCGGCGATGACCTGTTTTTGGGACCGGTTGTTACTAAGACGGCCGCTTATGCGATTGCCATTAGTGAGGTAAACGCCAGCATGGGCCGGATTGTCGCCTGCCCGACCGCCGGGTCCTGTGGCATTGTTCCCGGTGCTATCCTGGCGGTCTGCGAATGTCTGGATTATCCGGAGGAAGCCGCCATCCGGGCTTTATTTACTGCCGCCGGCATTGGGGAAGTGGTTGCTAAAAACGCCACGGTAGCCGGCGCTGTGGGCGGCTGCCAGGCCGAGTGCGGCACGGCAGCCGCGATGGCGGCAGCGGCCGTAGTGGAATTGCGGGGCGGGACGGCCTACCAGTCGGCCCAGGCCGTAGCCCTGGCTCTCAAAAATATGCTGGGTCTTGTCTGTGACCCGGTGGCCGGTCTGGTGGAGGTCCCCTGCGTGAAACGCAACGGCTTTGCCGCCGTCCATGCTTTGCTGGCGGCACAACTGGCTTTGGCAGGAGTGGAAAGCGTGATTCCGGCCGATGAGGTCATTGCAGCCATGTACCGGATTGGCCTGGATCTGCCGAGTTCACTGAAGGAAACGTCCGAAGGTGGCTTGGCGAAAACGCCGACGGGTCAAAAGATCAACGAACGCTTGCTAAGCTAG
- a CDS encoding TerC family protein → MEHFFTMETLWNLAAIVFIDLILAGDNALVIGMAARNLPRGQQKRAIFWGTFGAIFIRAVSTLVVVWLLRIPALMITGGALLLWIAYKLIVEEKQHEVDAPSGMGAAIRTIVVADGVMGIDNVMGIAGVAHGNMLLVLIGIGITIPIIIWGSTVFIKLIERYPWLIYAGGGILAWTAGGMISGDSLLTGHVAVTSTMKWGVQLVLTVGLLGVAWRQKQAG, encoded by the coding sequence ATGGAACATTTTTTTACAATGGAAACCTTGTGGAATTTGGCGGCAATTGTATTTATTGATTTAATTCTGGCCGGTGACAATGCTCTGGTTATCGGCATGGCGGCGCGGAATCTGCCGCGAGGACAGCAGAAGAGGGCAATCTTCTGGGGCACCTTCGGCGCAATTTTTATCCGGGCCGTATCCACCCTGGTAGTGGTCTGGCTGCTGCGCATACCGGCACTGATGATCACCGGCGGCGCGCTGCTGCTATGGATCGCCTATAAGCTGATTGTGGAGGAGAAGCAGCATGAGGTGGACGCACCGTCCGGTATGGGCGCTGCCATCCGGACCATTGTGGTTGCCGACGGCGTAATGGGCATTGACAATGTCATGGGTATTGCCGGCGTGGCTCACGGCAATATGCTGCTGGTATTGATCGGTATCGGCATTACCATTCCAATCATTATCTGGGGCAGTACGGTATTTATTAAGCTGATTGAGCGGTATCCCTGGCTGATCTATGCCGGCGGCGGGATTCTAGCCTGGACGGCTGGCGGCATGATCAGCGGCGACTCCCTCCTGACCGGTCATGTGGCCGTTACTTCCACTATGAAGTGGGGTGTACAGCTTGTTTTGACCGTTGGTCTTTTGGGTGTGGCCTGGCGGCAAAAACAGGCCGGTTAA